A genomic region of Planococcus kocurii contains the following coding sequences:
- a CDS encoding YjiH family protein: MTLLQSEKKKIESVDTWKFLIPSSIGALLFLCPISYNDEITIGVGILASFLLTTFGDVIPAFIVFLLGFSALASVLATITKPAFVQNSPFLRTTFINGPFGLIVRVLAFAFGFMTFYEIGPEIISSRATGGVVLYDLAPVLLTWFLFAGILLPLLVEFGLMEFVGTLLNKFMRPVFTLPGRSSIDAMASWMGAAPVGVLVTMKQYDEGNYTGREASVIATTFSIASVAFSLVVANVVGIGHLFFPFYLAVSVACLVAAIIMPRIPPLSRKKDDYYAPVGKQIDDTIPEGAPLLQWGFDEARRKASSAASPKKLAQIGIETVLDIWLALIPLVIALGTVALIVAEYTPLFKIISYPLIPVLTLFGLPEAAEAAPTFLVGFADMFLPAVLGAGIESELTRFVLAGVSLTQIIYMSEIGILILRSNIPVKFWELAVIFVLRTIITLPILVLFGHLFV, encoded by the coding sequence ATTCCTTCTAGTATAGGTGCGCTATTATTCTTATGCCCCATCTCTTACAACGATGAAATCACGATTGGTGTCGGTATTTTGGCATCTTTCCTCTTAACAACATTCGGTGATGTAATTCCTGCATTTATTGTTTTTTTACTTGGTTTTTCCGCACTTGCTAGCGTACTTGCAACGATTACAAAACCTGCTTTCGTTCAAAATTCACCTTTTTTGCGCACTACTTTTATTAATGGACCATTTGGTTTAATCGTTCGTGTTCTTGCTTTTGCATTTGGCTTTATGACTTTTTATGAAATTGGCCCTGAAATCATTTCTTCAAGAGCTACGGGAGGCGTTGTGCTTTATGACTTAGCCCCTGTCCTACTCACTTGGTTTTTGTTTGCTGGAATTTTATTGCCGTTACTAGTTGAATTTGGCTTAATGGAATTTGTCGGTACCTTGCTCAACAAATTCATGCGTCCTGTCTTCACCTTGCCTGGCCGTTCCTCAATCGATGCGATGGCATCATGGATGGGCGCTGCACCTGTTGGAGTTTTGGTAACAATGAAGCAATACGATGAAGGCAATTATACCGGACGTGAAGCTTCGGTCATTGCCACTACGTTTTCAATCGCTTCTGTGGCGTTTAGTTTAGTAGTTGCCAATGTCGTCGGCATCGGACATTTGTTCTTTCCTTTTTACCTAGCTGTATCGGTTGCTTGTTTAGTAGCTGCCATCATTATGCCGCGCATCCCACCTTTGTCTCGTAAAAAAGACGACTATTATGCGCCAGTTGGCAAACAAATTGACGATACCATTCCTGAAGGTGCACCGCTTTTACAATGGGGTTTTGACGAAGCTCGTCGTAAAGCAAGCAGCGCGGCAAGCCCGAAAAAACTTGCACAAATCGGCATTGAGACGGTACTGGATATATGGCTAGCGCTAATCCCACTCGTTATTGCTCTTGGTACTGTGGCATTGATTGTCGCAGAATACACACCATTATTCAAAATCATTTCTTATCCACTGATTCCCGTACTGACTTTATTCGGCTTACCCGAAGCCGCCGAAGCCGCTCCTACGTTCTTAGTTGGATTCGCAGATATGTTCTTGCCTGCTGTACTAGGTGCAGGTATCGAGAGTGAATTGACTCGCTTTGTGCTAGCTGGTGTTTCGTTAACGCAAATCATCTATATGTCTGAAATCGGCATTTTGATTTTACGTTCGAACATTCCAGTGAAATTCTGGGAACTGGCTGTAATTTTCGTATTACGTACCATCATCACTTTACCAATTCTTGTGTTGTTCGGTCATTTGTTTGTTTAA
- a CDS encoding SPFH domain-containing protein — MGFFGNQFSDVVEWEEFREDQIFWKWTNNEVKKGSKLIIRPGQDAVFMNNGKIEGIFEEEGEYDIESQIVPFLSTLKGFRFGFNSGMRVEVLFVNTKEFTVRWGTQNPINIPSPQLPGGMPIRANGTFQFTVSDYIGLIDKIAGVRDSYIVDDVKIRITAILDQLLMRWISKEGKDMFNLQANAHEIGQGIQDDLNMQLMEDGLKVTGFQVMSFNYPKEIQDMINKSASHGMVGDVAKYQQISVADAMGKSSGSNAASDMAGMMMGMNIAKEMMDGQKEQESGKQQNTAGTGSMDSATQPGANDKPAPKFCPNCGQKNEGAKFCPNCGQKLVS, encoded by the coding sequence ATGGGTTTTTTTGGCAACCAATTTTCGGATGTAGTGGAATGGGAAGAATTCAGGGAAGATCAGATTTTCTGGAAGTGGACGAATAATGAAGTGAAAAAAGGGAGTAAGTTAATTATTCGTCCAGGTCAGGATGCCGTCTTTATGAATAATGGCAAAATCGAAGGGATTTTTGAAGAGGAAGGCGAGTACGATATCGAATCACAAATCGTGCCATTTTTGTCGACCTTAAAAGGCTTTCGTTTTGGCTTTAATAGCGGTATGCGTGTAGAGGTATTGTTCGTCAATACAAAAGAATTTACGGTTCGATGGGGGACGCAAAATCCAATTAATATCCCATCCCCACAGTTGCCAGGCGGTATGCCAATTCGTGCAAATGGAACGTTCCAGTTTACAGTAAGCGATTATATCGGCTTGATCGATAAAATTGCAGGCGTTCGAGATAGCTACATCGTTGACGATGTGAAAATCCGGATTACGGCGATTTTGGATCAACTTTTGATGAGATGGATAAGTAAAGAAGGCAAGGACATGTTCAATTTGCAAGCCAATGCGCATGAAATTGGACAAGGCATTCAAGACGATTTGAATATGCAATTGATGGAAGATGGCTTAAAAGTGACAGGCTTCCAAGTGATGAGCTTTAATTATCCGAAGGAAATTCAGGATATGATTAACAAAAGCGCATCACACGGAATGGTCGGGGATGTCGCCAAATACCAACAGATTTCAGTGGCCGATGCCATGGGCAAGTCATCTGGATCCAATGCAGCCTCTGACATGGCAGGCATGATGATGGGAATGAACATTGCCAAAGAAATGATGGACGGTCAGAAAGAACAAGAGTCCGGAAAGCAGCAAAACACAGCGGGTACAGGTTCTATGGATTCAGCAACACAACCAGGTGCTAACGATAAGCCAGCACCAAAATTCTGTCCGAACTGCGGTCAGAAAAACGAAGGGGCCAAGTTCTGTCCGAATTGCGGGCAAAAGCTAGTTTCATAA
- a CDS encoding TPM domain-containing protein yields MVKAFQSTWLKTLCLLLILMTITGVTAFAAVDQHVYDNANLLSESEIAELETVATKYSDEQDTDFLFLTLADEKSLSIMEDMGDFYDAWSVENNQKNAVLLTMNIATRDVYLAGFGTAETSLDNKRVDLVLDRIVPEMQNGDYADAFQETVTTSSRYMEYRPGVNPENILLKSWFQLLIALLLATGVVGFMLYNSGGRVTTTASTYFDGDHTKVTGTRDQFRNKTVSRRKVPKANSGSGGGFGGGGSTGGGASFSGGGRKF; encoded by the coding sequence ATGGTGAAGGCTTTTCAAAGTACATGGCTTAAAACTCTTTGCTTATTGCTAATACTGATGACTATAACTGGAGTCACTGCATTTGCTGCAGTGGATCAACATGTTTACGATAACGCTAATTTGCTTAGTGAATCAGAAATCGCAGAATTAGAAACTGTTGCAACAAAATACAGCGATGAGCAAGATACAGACTTCCTGTTCTTAACTTTGGCAGATGAAAAATCGTTGTCGATTATGGAGGACATGGGTGATTTTTATGATGCATGGTCTGTAGAAAACAATCAAAAAAATGCGGTGCTGCTGACGATGAACATTGCCACGCGCGATGTTTACTTAGCGGGCTTTGGTACGGCAGAAACATCACTAGATAACAAGCGGGTCGATTTGGTACTAGATCGAATTGTTCCCGAAATGCAAAACGGCGACTATGCAGATGCTTTTCAGGAGACCGTCACTACATCAAGCCGCTATATGGAATATCGACCAGGTGTCAATCCGGAAAACATTCTTCTTAAAAGCTGGTTTCAGCTGCTAATTGCGCTGTTACTGGCGACAGGTGTTGTCGGATTCATGTTATACAATTCTGGTGGACGTGTAACAACGACTGCTAGTACTTATTTTGATGGGGATCATACAAAAGTGACCGGCACGCGTGACCAATTTCGCAACAAAACCGTTTCCCGCCGTAAAGTTCCGAAGGCTAACAGTGGAAGCGGCGGAGGCTTTGGTGGGGGCGGAAGTACGGGAGGCGGCGCTTCTTTCAGTGGAGGCGGTCGTAAATTTTAA
- a CDS encoding TFIIB-type zinc ribbon-containing protein, whose amino-acid sequence MVIQYKCPNCGSDMAFDSESGHLSCPNCGRQDNIETFPETNILRKFDPQEAKEYHCENCGAVILTEAQTTATHCSFCGAPVLLADRLTGELAPAKVIPFTISKDEAVAAFRKWTNNGRLTPRGFTSGDRIKKMTGMYVPFWLYDIDGTADVAALATRVHSYTSGDTIYTETDFYDVRREIDLSYLKVPADASEKMDDELMDKLEPYNYEELKDFKMPYLAGFLAEKYDYDEEALYSRIESKIVPYIDSYIGSTISGYSTVSYTHKQILTNKKNVYYTLFPVWMVYYDFDNKEHTFAMNGQTGKVVGKPPISGFKVAAWFTGIAASVFAVMKVVAFAVGGVLW is encoded by the coding sequence ATGGTCATTCAGTATAAATGTCCGAACTGTGGTTCAGACATGGCGTTTGATAGTGAGTCAGGGCACCTGTCTTGTCCGAACTGTGGCAGACAGGACAACATTGAGACGTTTCCTGAAACCAATATCTTACGAAAATTTGATCCACAAGAAGCGAAAGAATATCACTGTGAAAACTGCGGCGCCGTTATTTTGACCGAAGCACAAACTACTGCGACACATTGCAGTTTTTGCGGAGCACCCGTGTTACTTGCAGACAGGTTAACAGGTGAATTGGCTCCGGCCAAAGTAATTCCTTTTACGATTAGCAAAGATGAAGCTGTCGCTGCATTTCGAAAATGGACGAATAATGGGCGATTGACACCAAGAGGTTTTACCAGTGGTGACCGCATTAAAAAAATGACCGGTATGTATGTGCCGTTCTGGCTGTACGACATTGATGGCACAGCGGATGTAGCGGCGCTTGCGACTAGAGTGCATAGCTATACGTCGGGCGATACGATCTACACAGAGACTGATTTTTATGACGTTCGTAGAGAAATAGATCTTAGCTATTTAAAAGTTCCAGCAGATGCCTCGGAAAAAATGGACGACGAATTGATGGATAAGCTGGAACCTTATAATTACGAAGAATTGAAAGATTTCAAGATGCCTTATTTGGCAGGCTTTCTTGCTGAAAAATACGATTATGACGAAGAAGCGCTGTACTCACGGATCGAGTCGAAGATCGTCCCTTATATCGATTCGTATATAGGCAGCACCATTTCAGGCTATTCGACTGTCAGCTATACCCATAAGCAAATTCTGACGAATAAGAAAAACGTCTACTATACGTTGTTTCCTGTGTGGATGGTTTATTATGATTTCGACAATAAGGAACATACTTTTGCGATGAACGGTCAAACCGGTAAGGTAGTCGGTAAACCGCCAATTAGTGGATTTAAAGTTGCAGCTTGGTTTACCGGTATTGCGGCTTCCGTTTTTGCAGTAATGAAAGTGGTTGCGTTCGCTGTAGGAGGTGTTCTATGGTGA